The proteins below come from a single Lentimicrobiaceae bacterium genomic window:
- the argF gene encoding ornithine carbamoyltransferase, producing the protein MAFNLRNRNFLKLLDFTPQEIKHLLQLSADLKKAKYAGTEQQRLKGKNIVLLFEKDSTRTRCAFEVAALDQGAHVTYLGPSGSQMGKKESMKDTARVLGRMYDGIEYRGYGQYIVEELGKYAGVPVWNGLTNEFHPTQILADFLTMTEHSDKPLSQVAFCYLGDARNNMGNSLMVGAAKMGMDFRAAAPKVCWPDEALVAQCREIAKETGAKITLTESVDEGVKGVDFLYTDVWVSMGEPAEVWAERIKLLTPYQVNMEAVKKTGNPNVKFLHCLPAFHDKETAIGKEIFEKYGLEAMEVTDEVFEMPNSVVFDEAENRLHTIKAVMVATLGN; encoded by the coding sequence ATGGCATTTAATTTAAGAAACCGCAATTTTCTGAAATTGCTTGATTTTACTCCTCAAGAGATAAAACATTTGCTACAGCTTTCAGCTGACCTTAAAAAGGCAAAATATGCTGGCACTGAGCAGCAGCGCCTGAAAGGAAAAAATATTGTTTTGCTTTTCGAAAAGGATTCAACCCGCACACGTTGTGCTTTTGAAGTGGCAGCTCTTGACCAGGGTGCCCACGTTACCTATTTAGGCCCTTCAGGTTCTCAAATGGGTAAAAAAGAATCAATGAAAGATACAGCCCGCGTTTTAGGCAGAATGTATGATGGAATTGAATATCGTGGCTATGGTCAGTATATTGTTGAGGAGCTGGGTAAATATGCTGGTGTTCCTGTTTGGAACGGGCTTACCAATGAATTTCACCCAACCCAGATTCTGGCCGATTTTTTAACAATGACTGAACATAGCGATAAACCATTGAGTCAGGTGGCTTTCTGCTATCTGGGAGATGCCCGCAACAATATGGGTAATTCATTGATGGTTGGTGCTGCCAAAATGGGAATGGATTTTCGTGCTGCTGCTCCTAAAGTTTGCTGGCCTGATGAAGCTCTGGTTGCTCAGTGCCGCGAAATTGCAAAAGAAACCGGCGCTAAGATTACACTTACCGAATCTGTTGATGAGGGTGTTAAAGGCGTTGATTTTCTCTACACTGATGTATGGGTTTCGATGGGCGAGCCGGCTGAAGTTTGGGCTGAACGCATCAAGTTGCTTACTCCATACCAGGTAAACATGGAAGCTGTTAAGAAAACCGGAAATCCAAATGTGAAGTTCCTGCACTGTTTGCCAGCTTTTCATGATAAAGAAACAGCTATTGGAAAGGAAATTTTTGAGAAATATGGTCTCGAAGCAATGGAAGTTACTGATGAGGTGTTTGAAATGCCCAATTCTGTTGTATTCGACGAGGCTGAAAATCGCCTGCATACAATTAAAGCTGTAATGGTTGCAACTCTTGGAAATTAA
- the arcC gene encoding carbamate kinase, whose translation MKKLAVVALGGNALLRSDQKGTIDDQEANAYETAEHLLSLIRADYDIVVTHGNGPQVGNILLSNTAGNKLYGLPDMPLDIAVAYSQGFIGYVIEQQLRNVMKANDLERDIISIITQVLVDKNDPAFENPTKPVGPYYTQEESERISAETGAKFAADPRGRGYRKVVASPKPLVISNQKSIETLARAGQIVIAVGGGGIPQFYVSENKLQGIDAVIDKDLASSLLAVQIRADKFFVLTDVPKVCINYNTPQEKAIDKMSISEARKLLKEGQFTEGSMAPKVRAAINFVEGTGKDAIITSAEKLGIDNGGTRVVIV comes from the coding sequence ATGAAAAAATTAGCTGTTGTGGCGCTGGGCGGAAATGCCCTGTTAAGAAGCGACCAAAAAGGAACCATTGATGATCAGGAAGCCAATGCTTATGAAACGGCAGAACACCTTCTCTCTCTTATCAGAGCTGACTACGATATAGTAGTAACACATGGTAATGGTCCGCAGGTAGGTAATATTCTGCTTTCAAATACTGCAGGGAACAAACTTTATGGCTTGCCCGATATGCCACTTGATATTGCTGTTGCATATTCACAGGGATTTATTGGTTATGTGATTGAGCAGCAACTGCGCAATGTAATGAAAGCCAATGATTTGGAGCGCGATATTATCTCAATTATTACTCAGGTTCTTGTTGATAAAAACGACCCTGCATTTGAAAATCCAACCAAACCTGTTGGTCCTTATTACACTCAGGAAGAATCTGAAAGAATTTCGGCTGAGACCGGTGCAAAATTTGCTGCAGACCCGCGTGGACGAGGTTATCGCAAGGTTGTAGCAAGTCCCAAACCTTTGGTAATTAGTAATCAAAAATCCATTGAAACACTTGCCAGGGCTGGTCAGATTGTTATTGCTGTTGGGGGAGGAGGAATTCCTCAGTTTTATGTAAGTGAAAACAAATTACAAGGTATTGACGCTGTTATTGATAAGGATTTGGCATCATCACTTCTGGCTGTGCAGATTCGTGCTGATAAATTCTTTGTACTTACCGATGTGCCTAAAGTTTGTATCAATTACAATACCCCTCAGGAAAAAGCCATTGATAAAATGTCTATTTCAGAAGCCCGCAAGCTTTTAAAAGAAGGTCAGTTTACCGAGGGTAGTATGGCGCCAAAGGTAAGAGCTGCCATTAACTTTGTTGAAGGAACCGGTAAAGATGCGATAATTACAAGCGCTGAAAAACTTGGAATTGACAATGGCGGAACCCGCGTAGTAATTGTTTAA
- a CDS encoding DMT family transporter, with product MHNKAYLLAILAVLLWSTIGSAFKITLEYLNYVQILLLASFVASLFLALQLTFAKKWKSVRNVSLKSIGFSAIMGFLNPFAYYLILLKAYSLLRAQEAVALNYIWPMILVLLSVPFLKQRISWLNIACLAVSFFGTLIIATSGKPFSLDLSSPVGTGLALSSSFFWAVYWLLNLKDTRETDEKLFLNFSFGFLYTFIYCIATSNLVIPDLKGGLGAVYIGLFEMGVTFTIWLNALKFAKNTAVVSNLVYLSPFLSLIIVSFAVGEKIMLSTITGLALIIGGIVIQQFTQTVKSKKL from the coding sequence ATGCACAATAAAGCCTATTTACTGGCTATTCTGGCGGTTTTGCTATGGTCTACAATAGGCTCGGCATTTAAAATTACGCTTGAATATTTAAATTATGTTCAGATACTTTTACTGGCCTCATTTGTTGCATCATTGTTTCTGGCTTTACAGTTGACTTTTGCAAAAAAGTGGAAATCAGTCAGAAATGTTTCCTTAAAATCTATTGGCTTTTCAGCCATCATGGGTTTTCTAAATCCATTTGCCTATTACCTTATACTTCTGAAAGCTTATTCTCTTTTAAGGGCGCAGGAAGCAGTAGCACTCAATTATATCTGGCCAATGATTCTGGTGTTGCTTTCAGTCCCTTTTCTCAAACAGCGAATCAGTTGGCTAAATATAGCCTGCCTGGCTGTCAGTTTCTTTGGCACACTCATAATAGCAACTTCAGGCAAACCGTTTAGCCTCGATTTATCAAGTCCTGTTGGCACCGGCTTAGCCTTATCCAGCTCTTTTTTTTGGGCTGTGTATTGGTTGCTCAATCTTAAAGATACCCGTGAAACTGACGAAAAACTATTTCTAAATTTTTCATTTGGGTTTTTATATACATTTATCTATTGTATTGCAACATCAAATCTTGTGATTCCCGATTTAAAAGGAGGTTTAGGGGCTGTTTATATCGGATTATTTGAAATGGGGGTAACTTTTACAATTTGGTTAAATGCATTAAAATTTGCAAAAAATACAGCGGTAGTCAGCAATCTGGTTTATCTGTCACCTTTTCTGTCACTTATTATCGTATCTTTTGCAGTAGGTGAAAAAATTATGCTTTCAACCATAACAGGCCTCGCTTTAATTATTGGAGGCATCGTAATTCAGCAATTCACGCAAACTGTAAAAAGCAAAAAGTTATAA
- a CDS encoding response regulator → MPDLLKVLLIDDNPDDRMLIIRELRKLFVIDVEEIIDNHDFNAALSRLDFDIVITDYQLRWTTGIEILIKIRSVKALLPVIMFTGTGSEEVAVMAMKIGLDDYILKSPQHYNRLAMSVKGAIGRMADEARRKQAENALRQSEENYRSLVENIELGFARVDAAFNLIMVNSTQAKMFGYSKNEMVGLKFSDLYEPTLSILGTDEKDYNPALSMPSELFTRGIRSDGSTFEAHLRSYPTHNESGSISGFIHIVEDISGRIRSERLQQVVYNITNAVMLTNDLVELLQNIRVELSKVIDTTNFRVILKDNRTGVLQIPFLIDEFENMSPLLADRSLTGLVIESEQAILKSNMEIKSLLNQGVINAFDNRIQQYLGVPLKSGKSVIGALVLISYKQKDVFTDSDLDIMQFVSNQIGLAIDNKRKEDELRENELKFRSFIEQSADGVIIVDSNGVVIEWNSAAYNISGVSPEIAKGRQVWEIQFELAEIEGKKESLRRYLKHMFFNTFNNFIMNKIVVVEEYDVSIDEQRKVLQVTAFPIYINNLLHVGAFIKDFTLQNASAEAIAQAKIKAEESDKLKTAFLSNISHEVRTPLNAIVGFAALISESGLSEEMRNAYSGQIFENSRNLLYQFNNIIEISKIESGSVELVNYEFEVKEFLDSFIRQLSGLISTSKIEFKLNKPLYPEEFYITADRQRIRQVINQLLTNAFKFTTEGFVELGYDLSIEGKIRFYVKDTGPGIPEDMVEMAFERFRQLDDSVDRKYTGMGVGLNIVKKIVNLLNGEVTYELLQPHGSLFSVILPVIFQNTKAMDNQIIDNIASTTGKWVDKTILIVEDVESNFQFLAATLRRSGAELLWSKTGEDAIEIVRNNHNIDLVLMDVQLSGIDGYEVTRQIKLIRPALPVVAQTAYAMMGEKEKSQHAGCDAYLAKPIRPSLLISTISQYL, encoded by the coding sequence ATGCCGGATTTGTTGAAAGTATTGCTCATTGATGATAATCCTGATGATAGAATGCTTATTATCAGAGAGCTACGCAAGTTGTTTGTGATTGATGTAGAGGAAATAATAGATAATCATGATTTCAATGCCGCACTGTCCAGACTTGACTTTGATATAGTGATTACAGATTATCAGCTCAGATGGACAACAGGTATTGAAATTCTGATAAAAATCAGGTCGGTGAAAGCTTTATTGCCGGTTATCATGTTTACAGGTACCGGAAGTGAAGAGGTGGCTGTTATGGCAATGAAAATAGGACTTGATGACTATATTCTGAAATCGCCACAGCATTATAATCGTTTAGCCATGTCGGTGAAGGGGGCAATTGGCCGCATGGCAGATGAAGCGCGCCGTAAACAAGCTGAAAATGCACTCAGACAATCAGAAGAAAACTATAGATCCCTGGTCGAAAATATTGAACTTGGATTTGCAAGAGTTGATGCGGCATTCAATCTTATCATGGTAAATAGTACTCAGGCAAAAATGTTTGGCTACTCTAAAAATGAAATGGTTGGGCTAAAGTTCAGTGATTTATACGAACCCACTCTCAGCATTTTGGGCACCGATGAAAAAGATTACAATCCTGCTTTATCAATGCCATCTGAACTTTTTACAAGAGGCATTCGCTCTGATGGCTCAACATTTGAGGCGCACCTGAGAAGCTATCCAACTCATAATGAATCGGGTTCTATTTCAGGATTTATCCATATTGTTGAAGATATTTCCGGCAGAATCAGAAGTGAAAGACTACAGCAGGTTGTTTATAATATTACAAATGCTGTCATGCTAACCAATGACCTGGTTGAATTGCTGCAGAATATCAGGGTAGAGCTTTCAAAAGTCATTGATACAACTAACTTCAGAGTAATTCTTAAAGATAATAGAACCGGTGTACTGCAGATCCCTTTTTTAATTGATGAATTTGAAAATATGTCCCCATTACTGGCGGATCGTTCGCTAACCGGGCTGGTTATTGAAAGTGAACAAGCTATTCTTAAATCGAACATGGAGATTAAATCCCTGTTGAATCAGGGAGTTATCAATGCTTTTGATAATCGAATTCAGCAATACTTAGGAGTGCCGCTGAAGAGCGGTAAATCGGTGATAGGAGCCTTGGTGCTGATAAGTTATAAGCAAAAAGATGTTTTTACCGATTCAGATTTGGATATCATGCAGTTTGTTTCTAATCAGATTGGTCTGGCTATTGACAATAAGCGCAAAGAAGATGAGTTGCGCGAAAATGAATTGAAATTCAGGAGTTTTATAGAACAGTCTGCCGATGGTGTTATAATTGTTGATTCGAATGGAGTGGTGATTGAATGGAATTCTGCAGCATATAACATTTCCGGGGTTTCTCCTGAAATTGCCAAAGGCAGACAGGTATGGGAAATTCAGTTTGAGCTCGCTGAAATTGAAGGGAAAAAAGAATCATTGCGACGATATCTGAAACATATGTTCTTTAATACCTTCAATAATTTTATAATGAATAAAATTGTTGTGGTTGAAGAGTATGATGTTTCTATTGATGAGCAACGAAAAGTATTACAAGTGACAGCATTTCCCATATACATCAATAATTTATTGCATGTTGGGGCATTTATTAAGGATTTTACACTTCAGAATGCTTCAGCTGAAGCCATTGCCCAGGCCAAAATAAAAGCAGAAGAATCAGATAAATTAAAGACCGCATTTTTATCAAATATTTCTCATGAGGTGCGCACTCCTTTAAATGCCATTGTCGGTTTTGCAGCCTTAATTTCTGAATCAGGCTTGTCGGAAGAGATGAGAAATGCCTACAGCGGACAGATTTTTGAAAATTCTCGGAATTTATTATATCAGTTTAACAATATTATCGAAATCTCAAAGATTGAATCGGGTTCTGTTGAGTTGGTAAATTATGAATTTGAAGTCAAAGAGTTTCTTGATAGTTTTATTCGCCAATTGTCCGGCTTAATTTCAACCTCAAAGATTGAATTCAAATTAAATAAACCCCTTTATCCGGAAGAGTTTTATATTACAGCAGATCGTCAGCGAATCCGCCAGGTTATCAACCAATTGTTAACCAATGCATTTAAATTTACTACTGAAGGCTTTGTAGAGCTGGGTTATGATTTATCAATCGAAGGTAAAATCAGATTTTACGTTAAAGATACCGGACCTGGTATTCCTGAAGATATGGTAGAGATGGCATTTGAAAGGTTCAGACAACTGGATGACAGTGTTGACAGAAAATATACAGGAATGGGCGTTGGGCTCAATATTGTTAAAAAGATTGTAAATTTGCTGAATGGCGAAGTAACTTATGAGTTATTACAACCCCATGGTTCATTATTTTCAGTAATTTTACCGGTAATATTTCAGAATACCAAAGCAATGGATAATCAAATAATTGACAATATAGCTTCAACCACAGGTAAGTGGGTCGATAAAACAATTTTGATTGTAGAAGATGTAGAGTCAAATTTTCAGTTTTTAGCTGCTACCCTGCGTCGTTCGGGAGCAGAACTTTTATGGTCAAAAACAGGTGAAGATGCCATTGAGATTGTGCGAAACAATCATAATATTGATTTGGTTCTTATGGATGTCCAACTGTCGGGTATTGATGGTTATGAAGTAACTCGTCAAATTAAACTCATCAGACCAGCTTTGCCTGTGGTAGCACAAACTGCCTATGCCATGATGGGTGAAAAGGAAAAAAGTCAGCATGCTGGATGTGATGCTTATCTGGCAAAACCTATTCGTCCATCGCTTTTAATCAGCACCATCAGCCAGTACTTATAA
- a CDS encoding PAS domain S-box protein produces the protein MNTQGVSVEFSVRLTTWLNRCYSYLAQGQQHELYWAGICDCIASFDGIYGVWIIKKNQHTPQLEILGNCYTGNAGAEQVIKNALTRLKSNTENAESFVSIPFRYPRAIEYKNKPQPDNALNLCIVTIHIDRIPYYLASIVETDLHGVLSRTLPDLFSNVLKFNSKNSVGVNADFQLIIENLNDLVVKVDDKGRFLFVSPSYCQLFGMEEHELLGRKFMPLVHQDDRAVTAASVKSLVNYPHKSYHEQRAKTAIGWRWLAWSNKAIINKKGKVTAIFAVGRDVTEQKMAEQDLKESEIKFQKAFRNSPNLMLISRIRDGLVYDINNRFANLLGLSHDKIVGRKSTQLGLLKSIDRSHLTKMLLKDGRIEDLELSYFKIGEKKLEGMFSAEIFELNAEKCMVSSFYDLSELKAAQAELEKYRFHLEGLVKQRTERILEINEELDRFARSVSHDLKAPLRAMQGFAMALLEDYSKDIHEDGVLYIKRICNAGSQMETLINDLLEYSRLSSLDVKLAPVDTEETIKKAIKNLNHEIEEKKVNIVLDYPLPLVVAHSPVLIQIFTNLISNAIKFTQKDKKIKIQIFSRESGNNVEICVKDNGIGIDKIYQEKIFNVFERLHGIESYPGTGIGLTIVKKGLERIGGQIQIKSKPGQGSTFKVILPAAEKVVNR, from the coding sequence ATGAATACTCAGGGTGTTTCTGTTGAATTTTCTGTCAGGTTAACTACATGGCTTAATCGTTGTTATTCGTATTTAGCCCAGGGTCAGCAACATGAACTGTATTGGGCTGGTATTTGTGATTGTATTGCTTCATTTGATGGCATTTATGGCGTTTGGATAATTAAAAAAAATCAACATACTCCTCAGCTGGAAATCCTGGGAAATTGCTATACAGGGAATGCTGGCGCTGAGCAGGTAATAAAGAATGCCCTTACAAGGCTGAAATCAAATACAGAAAATGCTGAATCCTTTGTTTCAATCCCGTTTCGTTACCCCAGGGCCATTGAGTATAAAAATAAGCCACAACCCGACAATGCATTGAATCTCTGTATTGTGACTATTCATATCGACCGTATTCCCTATTATCTGGCAAGCATTGTTGAAACAGATTTGCATGGTGTTTTATCCAGAACACTTCCTGATTTATTTTCCAATGTATTAAAGTTCAATAGCAAAAATTCTGTTGGTGTTAATGCAGATTTCCAGCTAATTATTGAGAATTTAAATGATTTGGTTGTTAAAGTTGATGATAAAGGAAGGTTTTTATTTGTCAGTCCTTCATATTGTCAGCTTTTTGGGATGGAAGAACATGAACTTTTAGGGCGCAAGTTTATGCCGTTGGTGCATCAGGACGATAGAGCTGTTACTGCCGCTTCCGTTAAATCGCTGGTGAATTATCCGCATAAAAGTTACCATGAGCAAAGAGCCAAAACTGCCATCGGATGGCGTTGGCTGGCATGGTCAAACAAGGCAATAATAAATAAAAAAGGAAAAGTAACTGCCATTTTTGCTGTTGGCCGCGATGTTACGGAACAAAAAATGGCTGAGCAAGATTTGAAAGAGAGTGAAATTAAATTTCAAAAGGCATTTCGCAACAGTCCCAATCTGATGCTGATTTCAAGGATCAGAGATGGTTTGGTTTATGATATCAATAACAGATTTGCGAACCTGCTGGGGCTGTCTCATGATAAAATTGTTGGGCGAAAATCAACCCAGCTGGGATTGCTCAAATCTATAGATAGAAGCCACCTGACGAAAATGTTATTAAAAGATGGCCGGATTGAAGATCTTGAGCTTTCTTATTTTAAGATAGGTGAGAAGAAACTTGAAGGCATGTTTTCTGCCGAAATATTTGAATTAAATGCCGAAAAGTGCATGGTTAGTTCATTTTATGATCTTTCAGAACTTAAGGCGGCTCAGGCTGAATTAGAAAAGTATCGGTTTCATTTGGAAGGATTGGTGAAACAGCGAACCGAGCGAATACTTGAAATTAACGAAGAGCTTGATCGTTTTGCCCGTTCTGTTTCGCATGATTTAAAAGCGCCCTTAAGAGCCATGCAGGGCTTTGCCATGGCATTGCTTGAGGACTATTCAAAAGATATTCATGAAGATGGTGTACTTTATATAAAAAGGATTTGCAATGCAGGTTCCCAAATGGAAACTTTGATAAACGATCTTCTTGAGTATTCGAGATTGAGCAGTCTGGATGTTAAACTTGCCCCTGTTGATACAGAGGAAACCATTAAAAAGGCGATAAAAAATCTGAATCATGAAATTGAAGAGAAAAAAGTAAACATTGTACTTGATTATCCATTGCCTTTGGTAGTCGCTCATTCGCCGGTTTTGATTCAGATTTTTACTAACTTGATTTCGAATGCCATAAAATTTACACAAAAGGACAAAAAGATTAAGATTCAAATTTTTAGCAGAGAATCAGGGAATAATGTTGAGATTTGTGTTAAAGATAATGGCATTGGTATTGACAAAATCTATCAGGAAAAAATATTCAATGTTTTTGAGCGCCTGCATGGCATTGAAAGCTATCCCGGAACAGGTATCGGACTGACAATCGTGAAGAAAGGGTTAGAAAGAATTGGTGGTCAGATTCAAATAAAATCAAAACCAGGCCAGGGCAGTACATTTAAGGTTATTTTGCCTGCTGCAGAAAAGGTTGTAAATCGTTGA
- the mtaB gene encoding tRNA (N(6)-L-threonylcarbamoyladenosine(37)-C(2))-methylthiotransferase MtaB — MKKKKIAFHTFGCKLNFAETSAISRKFHEDEFESVDFKDEADIYVIHSCTVTAQAERKCKAAIRQAVKRNPSASIAVIGCFSQLKPDELRKMKGVDIVLGNSDKYRLADYIENLGEVQPASTDDKLKSSKVFEPGFSANDRTRSFFKVQDGCDYFCTFCAIPYARGRSRSATIAQTLEVAGQIATSEIKEIVLTGVNIGHFGIQHGETFLDLLKGLEKVEGIDRIRISSVEPELLNKDIIQLVADSEKFMPHFHIPLQSGTNRILELMKRKYKREVFADRVNTIHKLMPHACIAADVITGFPGETGDDFEDTYEFIKQLPISYLHVFSYSIRPGTKAALMDNQLSESEKQIRSRKLHQLSDIKKNEFYLANQHSIRSVLWESDYQDGFMHGFSDNYIRCKKPIDENAVNSVQIVRLSHPDQDGIYIIEPVI, encoded by the coding sequence ATGAAAAAGAAGAAAATCGCATTCCATACTTTCGGTTGTAAACTCAACTTTGCCGAAACATCCGCTATATCAAGAAAATTTCATGAAGATGAATTTGAATCAGTTGATTTCAAGGACGAAGCGGACATCTACGTTATACACTCATGCACCGTTACAGCACAAGCAGAGCGTAAATGCAAAGCAGCCATCAGGCAGGCTGTAAAAAGAAATCCGTCAGCATCAATCGCTGTTATCGGGTGTTTTTCGCAGCTGAAGCCCGATGAACTCAGAAAAATGAAGGGTGTGGATATTGTTTTAGGCAACAGCGATAAATACAGACTTGCTGATTATATTGAGAATCTCGGTGAAGTTCAGCCTGCATCAACCGATGATAAACTAAAATCTTCAAAGGTTTTTGAGCCCGGATTTTCGGCCAATGATCGCACGCGTTCGTTCTTTAAAGTTCAGGATGGATGTGATTATTTTTGCACTTTTTGCGCTATCCCATATGCCAGAGGACGAAGCAGAAGCGCCACTATTGCACAAACACTGGAAGTAGCAGGGCAAATTGCCACTTCAGAAATCAAAGAAATTGTTCTAACTGGCGTAAACATTGGCCACTTTGGCATACAGCATGGCGAAACCTTCCTTGACTTACTGAAAGGCCTTGAGAAAGTTGAAGGCATCGATAGAATCAGAATTTCTTCAGTTGAACCCGAGCTTCTCAACAAAGATATAATTCAGCTTGTGGCTGATTCCGAAAAGTTTATGCCTCATTTTCACATTCCGTTGCAATCAGGCACCAACAGGATTTTAGAGCTCATGAAAAGAAAATATAAACGAGAAGTATTTGCCGACCGCGTAAATACCATTCATAAGCTGATGCCACACGCCTGTATTGCCGCTGATGTCATTACTGGATTTCCGGGTGAAACCGGGGATGATTTTGAAGACACCTATGAGTTTATCAAACAATTGCCCATTTCCTATCTTCATGTTTTCAGTTATTCCATTCGCCCGGGAACAAAAGCAGCTCTCATGGATAACCAACTGAGTGAGAGTGAAAAGCAAATCAGAAGCCGGAAACTTCATCAGCTTTCTGACATTAAAAAGAATGAATTTTATCTGGCCAATCAGCATTCCATCAGATCAGTGCTTTGGGAATCTGATTACCAGGATGGATTTATGCATGGATTTTCCGACAACTATATCAGATGTAAAAAGCCAATAGATGAAAATGCAGTAAACTCTGTACAAATAGTCAGGCTCTCACACCCGGATCAGGATGGAATTTATATAATTGAACCCGTTATCTGA
- a CDS encoding inositol monophosphatase, whose translation MINYYEICLKVCEISRQTGQFIALEGSKFNTSLVEQKGRHDYVSYVDRSAEAQIVNKLREILPEAGFIAEEGTASNKGEIYNWIIDPLDGTTNFVHGVPVYSISIALMENTDIVMGVVYEINLDECFYAWKNGKAMLNNKEIHVSESDNFDKALLATGFPYYDYGYLDAYLEVFKHFMQHTAGLRRLGSAAADLAYVACGRFEGFYEYGLNPWDVAAGAFIVETAGGKVTDFNGEKNYIFGRELIAASKTIHPEILSVIKQLFKGISS comes from the coding sequence ATGATAAATTACTATGAAATTTGCCTGAAGGTTTGTGAAATCAGCAGGCAAACCGGACAATTTATAGCTCTGGAAGGAAGCAAGTTCAACACTTCACTGGTTGAGCAAAAAGGACGTCACGACTATGTGTCATATGTTGACAGAAGCGCTGAGGCACAAATTGTCAATAAACTACGGGAAATTCTTCCTGAGGCGGGCTTTATTGCCGAAGAAGGCACTGCCAGCAACAAAGGCGAGATCTACAACTGGATAATCGATCCACTTGATGGTACCACCAACTTTGTGCACGGAGTTCCTGTTTACAGTATTAGCATTGCACTTATGGAAAATACCGATATTGTAATGGGTGTCGTATATGAAATAAACCTCGACGAATGCTTTTATGCGTGGAAAAACGGCAAAGCAATGTTGAACAATAAAGAGATTCATGTTTCGGAATCAGATAATTTTGACAAAGCACTTCTGGCTACCGGGTTTCCGTATTACGACTACGGTTATTTAGATGCCTATCTTGAAGTATTTAAACACTTTATGCAACACACCGCTGGTTTAAGACGTTTAGGTTCTGCAGCTGCAGATTTAGCCTATGTTGCCTGCGGACGCTTTGAAGGATTTTACGAATACGGACTTAATCCGTGGGACGTAGCTGCAGGAGCCTTTATTGTTGAGACCGCCGGAGGAAAAGTAACAGATTTTAATGGCGAAAAAAACTACATTTTTGGTCGTGAACTCATCGCAGCCAGCAAAACCATTCATCCTGAAATTCTATCTGTGATCAAACAATTATTCAAAGGAATATCATCCTGA